A single genomic interval of Flavihumibacter rivuli harbors:
- a CDS encoding ferredoxin--NADP reductase → MLQPWLTGKVIRILDETATTRRFWIEVQGVDRFDFKPGQFVTLDLPIHEQRNKRWRSYSIASWPDGTNVIELVIVLMEGGLGTSYLFNEVKEGSELQLRGPQGVFVLPENIEKDLFFVCTGTGIAPFRSMAHHILNNNIPHKNIYLIFGCRKFGDCLYGPELKALQEKVPSFQYLPTFSREEAGDHLIRTGYVHAVYEEIITEKKKENGALHPANFYLCGWKNMIDEAKQRIIAIGYDKKDIHLELYG, encoded by the coding sequence ATGCTGCAGCCATGGTTAACCGGGAAAGTGATCAGGATACTGGATGAAACGGCCACTACCCGTAGGTTCTGGATCGAAGTCCAGGGTGTGGACAGGTTTGATTTCAAGCCAGGTCAGTTTGTAACCCTTGACCTTCCCATCCACGAGCAACGCAACAAACGTTGGCGCAGTTATTCCATCGCCTCCTGGCCCGATGGCACCAATGTGATTGAACTGGTGATCGTACTGATGGAGGGAGGTTTGGGAACCTCCTACCTGTTCAATGAAGTAAAAGAAGGATCGGAATTGCAGTTAAGGGGCCCGCAAGGTGTGTTTGTATTACCCGAGAATATTGAAAAGGACCTTTTCTTTGTCTGTACAGGTACGGGTATTGCTCCCTTCCGGTCTATGGCCCATCATATCCTTAACAACAATATTCCCCACAAGAATATCTACCTCATTTTCGGCTGCAGGAAATTCGGCGACTGTTTGTATGGCCCTGAATTAAAGGCATTACAGGAGAAAGTTCCCTCCTTCCAGTACCTGCCTACTTTTTCCAGGGAAGAAGCAGGTGATCACCTGATAAGGACAGGCTATGTGCACGCGGTTTACGAAGAAATCATAACGGAAAAGAAAAAAGAAAACGGGGCATTACACCCCGCTAATTTCTATCTCTGTGGTTGGAAGAATATGATAGATGAAGCCAAACAGCGGATCATCGCCATTGGCTACGATAAAAAAGACATCCACCTTGAATTATATGGCTGA
- a CDS encoding glycine--tRNA ligase codes for MANDSNKFQAIISHCKEYGFIFPSSEIYDGLSAVYDYGQYGSELKKNIREDWWKWMTQLHDNIVGIDAAIFMHPTTWKASGHVDNFSDPMIDNKDSKKRYRVDHLIEAHAETLPREEADALLARMDQLLAAEDFGGLKQLIEDNKMKCSVSGTCNWTEVRQFNLMFATEFGAVSGEADDNMVYLRPETAQGIFVNFLNVQKTGRMKIPFGIAQVGKAFRNEIVARQFIFRMREFEQMEMQFFVRPGTQKEWYEFWKEERMKWHLGLGIPQERYRFHDHVKLAHYADAACDIEYDFPIGFKEVEGIHSRTDFDLRNHQEYSKKKMQYFDSEINQNYIPYVIETSIGLDRTVMMVLSEAYEEQDLSTPEKKDSRVVLKFPPKLAPIKLAILPLVKKDGLPEIARELMDQCRRSFRCFYEEKDTIGKRYRRMDAIGTPFCVTIDHQTKEDGTVTIRYRDTMVQERIAMEQVKQLVENSLA; via the coding sequence ATGGCAAACGATTCTAATAAGTTCCAGGCGATCATTTCGCATTGTAAAGAATACGGATTTATATTTCCTTCCAGTGAGATCTATGACGGATTGAGTGCCGTTTACGACTACGGCCAGTATGGAAGTGAATTGAAGAAGAATATCAGGGAAGACTGGTGGAAGTGGATGACCCAGCTGCATGATAACATCGTGGGCATCGATGCAGCCATCTTTATGCACCCCACCACCTGGAAGGCCAGTGGCCACGTTGATAATTTCAGCGATCCCATGATCGATAACAAGGATAGCAAGAAGCGCTACCGTGTTGACCACCTTATTGAAGCACATGCCGAGACCCTTCCCAGGGAAGAAGCTGATGCCCTGTTGGCCCGTATGGACCAATTGCTGGCGGCAGAGGATTTCGGTGGCCTGAAGCAACTCATCGAAGACAATAAGATGAAATGTTCCGTTAGCGGAACCTGCAACTGGACAGAAGTGCGCCAGTTCAACCTCATGTTCGCCACTGAGTTTGGTGCCGTGAGTGGAGAGGCTGATGATAATATGGTATACCTGAGGCCGGAAACAGCGCAGGGTATTTTCGTGAACTTCCTGAATGTGCAGAAGACCGGGCGGATGAAGATCCCCTTCGGTATTGCCCAGGTTGGTAAGGCTTTCAGGAATGAGATCGTAGCCCGCCAGTTCATTTTCAGGATGAGGGAATTTGAGCAGATGGAAATGCAGTTCTTTGTGCGACCCGGTACCCAGAAGGAATGGTATGAGTTCTGGAAGGAGGAAAGGATGAAGTGGCACCTCGGACTGGGGATTCCCCAGGAGCGCTACCGTTTCCATGACCACGTGAAGTTGGCCCATTATGCCGATGCCGCCTGTGATATCGAGTACGATTTCCCGATCGGTTTCAAGGAGGTGGAAGGTATCCACAGCCGTACAGACTTTGACCTCAGGAACCACCAGGAATACAGCAAGAAGAAAATGCAGTATTTCGATTCCGAGATCAACCAGAACTATATTCCTTACGTGATAGAAACATCCATAGGTCTTGACCGTACCGTAATGATGGTGCTGAGTGAAGCCTATGAAGAGCAGGACCTGAGCACCCCCGAAAAGAAAGACAGCAGGGTGGTGCTGAAGTTCCCGCCAAAACTTGCCCCCATCAAATTGGCTATCCTGCCATTGGTGAAGAAGGACGGGCTGCCCGAGATCGCAAGGGAGCTGATGGACCAGTGCAGGCGTTCTTTCCGTTGTTTCTATGAGGAAAAAGACACAATTGGAAAGCGTTACCGTAGGATGGATGCCATTGGTACCCCATTCTGTGTTACCATCGATCACCAGACCAAGGAAGATGGTACTGTAACCATCCGTTACAGGGACACCATGGTACAGGAAAGAATTGCCATGGAACAGGTAAAGCAACTGGTTGAAAATAGCCTTGCTTAA
- a CDS encoding nucleotide pyrophosphohydrolase, translating to MTELTLKQAQQEVDQWIKTIGVRYFSELTNLGILMEEVGELSRLMVRKYGEQSFKESDKGRDLGDEMADVLWVLVCLANQTGVDLEEAFRRNMEKKTNRDQDRHRSNEKLQ from the coding sequence ATGACGGAACTGACGCTTAAGCAAGCCCAACAGGAAGTGGACCAATGGATCAAGACCATTGGGGTACGTTATTTCTCGGAATTGACCAACCTGGGGATCTTGATGGAGGAGGTAGGGGAACTTTCAAGGCTGATGGTCAGGAAGTACGGGGAGCAATCCTTTAAGGAATCGGACAAGGGGAGGGACCTTGGCGATGAAATGGCCGATGTGCTCTGGGTATTGGTCTGCCTGGCCAACCAGACGGGGGTAGACCTGGAGGAGGCTTTCCGGAGGAATATGGAAAAGAAGACCAATAGGGACCAGGACCGCCACCGGTCTAACGAGAAACTGCAGTGA
- the dtd gene encoding D-aminoacyl-tRNA deacylase, whose product MRVVIQRVREASVTINNSVKSAIHKGLLVLVGIEYADGQEDIQWLSSKIVNLRIFDDEQGVMNLSVKDAGGEVLVVSQFTLHASTKKGNRPSYIKASKPPVAIPLYEQFVAQLEKDLEKKVGTGEFGADMKVALVNDGPVTIIIDSKNRE is encoded by the coding sequence ATGCGCGTGGTGATCCAGCGGGTGCGTGAGGCATCCGTTACAATTAATAATTCGGTGAAGAGTGCTATCCATAAAGGCTTGCTGGTGCTGGTAGGGATTGAGTATGCCGACGGCCAGGAAGATATCCAGTGGCTCAGCTCCAAGATCGTGAACCTGAGGATATTTGACGATGAGCAGGGGGTGATGAACCTTTCCGTAAAGGATGCGGGCGGGGAAGTGTTGGTGGTGAGCCAGTTCACCCTTCATGCCAGTACAAAGAAAGGCAACCGACCCTCCTATATCAAGGCAAGCAAACCACCCGTGGCCATACCGCTCTACGAGCAGTTTGTAGCGCAATTGGAGAAGGACCTGGAAAAGAAAGTTGGTACCGGTGAGTTCGGGGCCGACATGAAGGTTGCCTTAGTGAACGATGGCCCGGTCACCATTATTATTGATAGTAAGAACCGGGAATGA
- the arfB gene encoding alternative ribosome rescue aminoacyl-tRNA hydrolase ArfB yields the protein MSKIDISTEIRFRTARSGGKGGQNVNKVETMVEGLFDLSGSRLLDEKQKAILLHKLAGKLNSEGELSARCQEFRTQLQNKQGVIRKMNALLTRALQVQAKRVATKPSRASREKRLESKKISSSIKAGRQKIRFQPD from the coding sequence ATGTCGAAAATAGATATTTCAACAGAGATTCGTTTCCGGACAGCGAGGAGCGGAGGAAAAGGCGGACAGAATGTGAACAAGGTGGAAACAATGGTGGAAGGCTTGTTTGATCTCTCCGGAAGCAGGCTACTGGATGAAAAGCAAAAGGCCATCCTGCTCCATAAACTGGCCGGTAAACTCAATAGCGAAGGGGAATTGTCAGCGCGGTGCCAGGAGTTCCGGACCCAGTTACAGAACAAACAGGGGGTCATCCGCAAGATGAATGCCCTCCTGACCCGGGCATTGCAGGTGCAGGCAAAACGAGTTGCCACCAAACCTTCCAGGGCTTCCAGGGAAAAACGACTCGAGTCAAAAAAAATCTCCTCCTCCATAAAAGCCGGAAGGCAAAAGATCCGTTTTCAACCCGATTAA
- a CDS encoding MbnP family protein produces the protein MPRPLTYLTPRSILLTAVGLILLALTACQKQLNFESGQTSPGGKIRLIFFPTFNGSPVLPGLSYTNIAGEPFSIQVFKLYVGKIRGNGNQPAEADGEPYYLLDLAKPSSLQIDATLKTGTYNGLAFLVGVDSARNVSGVQSGALDPANGMFWTWNTGYIYAKLEGNSPVSNQINGKFEYHIGGFRTPFNAIREAKLSFTQPSTITIKEDGLTTIYLRMDLAKWFDGPYPLRIANLPVVTTPGAEAASIAGNYVNMFSITQIEQE, from the coding sequence ATGCCGCGACCGCTTACCTACCTGACCCCGAGAAGCATCCTGCTCACTGCAGTTGGGCTGATCCTATTGGCACTCACGGCCTGCCAGAAGCAACTCAATTTTGAATCCGGGCAGACCAGCCCGGGCGGAAAGATCAGGTTGATCTTTTTCCCCACCTTCAATGGCAGCCCAGTTTTACCCGGACTTAGCTATACTAATATTGCCGGTGAACCTTTCTCCATCCAGGTTTTCAAACTATATGTAGGAAAGATCAGGGGTAATGGCAACCAGCCGGCTGAAGCGGATGGCGAACCCTATTACCTGCTTGACCTGGCCAAACCCTCGAGCCTGCAGATCGATGCCACTCTAAAGACCGGCACCTATAATGGACTTGCCTTCCTCGTGGGGGTGGATAGCGCCCGCAATGTCAGCGGGGTGCAATCGGGGGCACTGGACCCTGCCAATGGCATGTTCTGGACCTGGAACACCGGTTATATCTACGCCAAACTGGAAGGCAATTCCCCTGTCTCCAACCAGATAAATGGCAAGTTCGAATACCATATCGGGGGCTTCAGGACCCCCTTCAATGCCATCAGGGAAGCGAAGCTCAGTTTTACACAACCATCTACCATTACTATAAAAGAAGATGGATTGACCACCATCTACCTCAGGATGGACCTGGCCAAATGGTTCGATGGCCCTTACCCCTTGCGGATTGCCAACCTGCCGGTGGTAACTACCCCGGGAGCTGAAGCAGCGTCCATAGCAGGTAATTACGTCAATATGTTCAGCATCACCCAAATTGAACAGGAATAA
- a CDS encoding cytochrome-c peroxidase — translation MRKLLVISSLVIAVCCSLLVQSCNKGGGENAELTFMDIPQPAGFPPIQYDVANNPISKEGFELGRKLFYDGRLSKDGNFPCASCHQQFAAFATFEHDFSHGFNNQFTTRNAPGLFNLAWHKEMHHDGGIAHLDLQPLAPITAPNEMGETIPAVLKKIGDDPDYRQHFQRVFGNEEVTTERMTKALSQFMVMMVSATSKYDQVKAGKASFDVNEEAGYAIFKNKCASCHKEPLFTDLQYRNNGLPMHPTLKDVGRMRITGSSQDSLKFKVPSLRNVMVTYPYMHDGRFGDISNVYEHYNSGIQFGPTTDPLLKTKIPLSATERGLLTEFLKTLTDAAFNTDPRFAAPQ, via the coding sequence ATGCGGAAACTACTGGTCATATCGAGCCTGGTCATTGCAGTTTGCTGCAGCCTGCTGGTCCAATCCTGCAACAAGGGGGGCGGGGAAAATGCTGAACTAACGTTCATGGATATCCCACAACCTGCAGGTTTTCCCCCTATTCAATACGATGTGGCCAACAATCCCATCAGCAAGGAAGGATTTGAACTGGGCAGGAAGTTGTTCTATGACGGCCGCCTGTCGAAGGATGGCAATTTCCCCTGTGCCTCCTGCCACCAGCAGTTCGCAGCCTTTGCCACTTTTGAACATGATTTCAGTCACGGGTTCAATAACCAATTCACCACCCGTAATGCCCCCGGCCTGTTCAACCTGGCCTGGCATAAGGAAATGCACCATGATGGCGGTATAGCCCATCTTGACCTCCAGCCCCTGGCCCCCATCACGGCTCCCAATGAAATGGGCGAAACCATCCCGGCAGTATTGAAAAAGATCGGGGATGATCCCGACTATCGCCAGCACTTCCAACGTGTTTTTGGTAATGAAGAGGTGACCACGGAAAGAATGACCAAAGCCCTCTCCCAATTCATGGTGATGATGGTATCTGCCACTTCCAAATATGACCAGGTAAAGGCAGGAAAGGCAAGTTTTGATGTGAATGAGGAAGCTGGATATGCCATCTTCAAGAATAAATGCGCCAGCTGCCATAAGGAACCCTTGTTCACCGACCTGCAATACCGGAATAACGGTTTGCCCATGCATCCAACCCTGAAGGATGTCGGTCGTATGCGCATCACCGGGAGTTCGCAGGATTCACTGAAATTCAAGGTGCCCAGTCTGCGTAATGTAATGGTTACTTATCCTTATATGCACGATGGCAGGTTTGGGGACATCAGTAATGTGTATGAACATTATAACAGCGGCATCCAGTTTGGTCCTACCACTGACCCACTCCTGAAAACAAAAATTCCCCTTTCCGCGACAGAAAGAGGATTATTGACAGAGTTCCTCAAAACATTGACAGACGCTGCTTTCAACACGGACCCCCGTTTTGCTGCACCCCAATGA
- a CDS encoding lipopolysaccharide biosynthesis protein encodes MSAIKKLAGQTLWYGLPTIVSRFLGYLMNMALPFLFAQPSKTADITQVYAIIPFLNILFTYGMETAYFKYSQEKEKQTLYNTLSVSLLVSTIVFSLLLLLGRDVIAKAADLTEHPEYILWMTAIIFFDTLATLPFARLRQENRPRRYAFVRVAGIVVNLLVVFTFLGFIPSYVNKHPDSILNLVVKLDIGIGYYLIGNLLGSLTTFLLLWPEIKQVQWEFHKEMWQEIMRYSYPLIIVGLGGMVNDMLSRLVYQHVVDLPAEQAKHELGVFANLYRLAVLITIMIQAFRMAAEPFFFNQSKEEGAQKSYARVMKFFVIACCFMFLLIGLYLDALKWIITLKSPAWGEGMYIVPILAMGNIFLGIYYNLSIWYKLTGKNLYGAYITIAGAAITIGLNMLLIPKWHYLGAAIATFTCYLVMMVSSYALGQKYYPVPYAKKKLISYLVLVTLIVLFHRLILSFYHPLWFSIATGTLLLLGFSMFVAKIERRDLQKLPLIGRFV; translated from the coding sequence TTGAGTGCAATCAAAAAACTGGCCGGACAAACTTTATGGTATGGCCTACCCACAATAGTCAGCCGGTTCCTGGGCTACCTGATGAATATGGCCCTGCCATTCCTGTTTGCACAACCTTCCAAGACAGCTGATATCACCCAGGTCTATGCCATCATTCCTTTCCTGAACATCCTGTTCACCTATGGTATGGAAACGGCCTATTTTAAATACTCGCAGGAAAAGGAAAAGCAAACCCTTTATAACACGCTATCGGTCTCCCTGCTGGTTTCCACCATTGTATTTTCCCTCCTGCTATTGCTGGGAAGGGATGTTATCGCAAAGGCTGCTGACCTGACCGAACACCCTGAATACATCCTTTGGATGACCGCCATCATCTTTTTTGACACCCTGGCTACCCTGCCCTTTGCCAGGCTGCGCCAGGAGAACCGCCCCAGGCGCTATGCTTTCGTCAGGGTGGCTGGCATCGTCGTGAACCTGCTGGTAGTCTTTACCTTCCTTGGCTTTATTCCATCCTATGTCAACAAACACCCCGATAGCATCCTCAACCTGGTGGTTAAACTGGATATCGGGATCGGCTATTACCTGATCGGCAACCTGCTAGGAAGCCTTACCACCTTCTTGTTGCTCTGGCCGGAAATAAAGCAGGTGCAATGGGAATTCCACAAGGAGATGTGGCAGGAGATCATGCGCTACAGCTACCCGCTGATCATAGTGGGCCTCGGCGGGATGGTCAATGATATGTTGAGCAGGCTGGTATACCAGCATGTGGTGGACCTGCCCGCGGAACAGGCCAAACACGAATTGGGGGTATTCGCCAACCTGTACCGGCTGGCCGTACTGATCACCATCATGATCCAGGCCTTCAGGATGGCAGCGGAGCCCTTCTTCTTTAACCAGTCGAAGGAAGAAGGCGCCCAGAAAAGCTATGCCCGGGTTATGAAATTCTTCGTTATCGCCTGCTGTTTTATGTTCCTGCTGATCGGTCTTTACCTCGACGCATTGAAATGGATCATCACCCTGAAATCCCCGGCTTGGGGCGAAGGCATGTATATTGTGCCGATCCTGGCCATGGGCAATATATTCCTTGGCATCTATTACAACCTCAGCATCTGGTACAAGCTTACGGGGAAAAACCTCTATGGTGCTTATATCACCATTGCCGGTGCCGCCATCACCATTGGCCTGAACATGTTGCTCATCCCCAAATGGCATTATCTTGGAGCCGCCATTGCCACTTTTACCTGTTACCTGGTTATGATGGTCAGCAGTTATGCCCTGGGCCAGAAATATTACCCTGTCCCCTATGCGAAAAAGAAGCTCATCTCCTATCTCGTGCTCGTTACCCTGATCGTATTATTCCACCGGCTGATATTGTCTTTCTACCATCCCCTCTGGTTTAGCATCGCCACAGGAACCTTATTACTATTGGGTTTCAGCATGTTTGTCGCAAAAATAGAACGCCGCGACCTGCAAAAATTACCTTTGATCGGCCGGTTCGTCTGA
- a CDS encoding MBL fold metallo-hydrolase, with protein MLTVHHFEFSPIMENTYLLYNENGDCLVIDPGCYDEREERYLKHFITEHRLLPRQLLNTHCHLDHVFGNRYVHETWGLELYIHPDEKIVLDYAPMAGERWNLPFRNYNGPLHYLRGGDIVRLGTDELKVIEAPGHSPGHICFYCEAQQFVIGGDVLFRRSIGRTDLPGGNHTQLLNSIRTQLFTLPDTVRVYPGHGESTTIGFEKKHNPFLVDDSL; from the coding sequence ATGTTAACAGTCCACCATTTCGAGTTCAGCCCCATCATGGAGAATACCTACCTCCTCTACAACGAAAACGGCGATTGCCTGGTCATCGACCCCGGCTGTTACGATGAAAGGGAGGAACGTTATTTAAAACACTTTATCACCGAACATCGTTTACTGCCCCGGCAATTATTGAACACCCATTGCCACCTCGACCATGTATTCGGTAACCGCTATGTCCATGAGACCTGGGGGTTGGAGCTCTATATCCATCCTGATGAAAAAATCGTGCTGGATTATGCCCCCATGGCGGGGGAGAGGTGGAACCTGCCCTTCAGGAATTACAATGGCCCCCTCCATTACCTGCGCGGCGGGGATATTGTCCGCCTGGGTACCGATGAACTCAAGGTGATCGAAGCTCCCGGCCATTCTCCCGGTCATATCTGCTTTTACTGTGAGGCCCAGCAATTCGTGATCGGCGGCGACGTCCTCTTCAGGCGTAGCATAGGCCGCACGGACCTTCCGGGGGGTAACCATACCCAACTGCTCAACAGCATCAGGACCCAGCTCTTTACCCTGCCCGATACAGTAAGGGTGTATCCCGGGCATGGGGAATCCACAACCATTGGTTTTGAAAAAAAGCATAACCCCTTCCTGGTGGATGACTCACTATAA